Proteins from a single region of Sporosarcina sp. P33:
- the infB gene encoding translation initiation factor IF-2, translating into MTKMKVHEYARSVGKTSRDIADELSKSNIVIKSHMEELEPDMISKLDKTFGGLKKPNAASAGKPANKQNSQRTERPGNHANKPAGKTQTGGQSAAKDANRSAGSQGGTNRSASSRPQGQSSSAGGNQQSRQGQGSGAPRPAGGGRPGGGRGGRPPARGINQGRRRYRPAVPAQKIEKPLPEKITFYESLSVGELAQKLGKEPSEIIKKLFLLGVMATINQELDKDAIELICAEYGVEVEEEIRIDVTDLEIYFEDPEEEEETPGELEERPPVVTIMGHVDHGKTTLLDSIRDTKVTQGEAGGITQHIGAYQIKVNDKKITFLDTPGHEAFTTMRARGAKVTDLTILVVAADDGVMPQTIEAINHAKAAEVPIIVAVNKMDKPTANPDRVMQELTEHGLVSEDWGGDTIFVPISALKGEGIEQLLEMVLLVAEVGELTADPSIRARGTVIEAQLDKGKGAVATLLVQNGTLHVGDPIVVGNTYGRVRAMVSDLGRRVKEAGPSTPVEITGLSDVPHAGDRFVVFKDEKTARQIGETRAGEALQEQRVEKTRVTLDNLFDQMKQGEMKELNLIVKADVQGAVEAMAASLMKIEVEGVNVKIIHTGAGAINESDISLAAASNAIVIGFNVRPDTNAKRAAEAEGVDIRLHRVIYKVIEEIESAMKGLLDPEYEEKVIGQAEVRETFKVTKIGTIAGSYVIDGKITRDAGVRVLRDNIVIFEGELDTLKRFKDDAKEVAKGYECGITIKKFNDIKEGDIIEAFVMEEIKRV; encoded by the coding sequence ATGACGAAAATGAAAGTACATGAATATGCCAGATCAGTGGGCAAAACTAGCAGAGATATTGCTGATGAATTAAGTAAAAGCAATATTGTGATAAAAAGCCATATGGAAGAACTGGAACCAGATATGATATCTAAACTGGATAAGACGTTTGGCGGACTGAAAAAGCCGAATGCAGCATCTGCAGGAAAGCCCGCAAACAAACAAAACAGTCAGAGAACTGAACGTCCGGGCAATCATGCAAACAAGCCGGCTGGGAAAACACAGACTGGCGGACAATCAGCTGCTAAGGATGCGAATCGTTCTGCAGGCAGCCAAGGCGGAACAAACCGCTCAGCCTCATCACGTCCTCAGGGCCAATCTTCATCCGCTGGCGGAAATCAGCAGTCACGTCAAGGACAGGGATCAGGCGCGCCGCGTCCAGCAGGCGGCGGACGTCCGGGCGGCGGTCGCGGCGGAAGACCGCCAGCACGCGGAATTAACCAGGGACGCCGCAGATATCGCCCGGCAGTACCGGCTCAGAAAATTGAAAAGCCGCTGCCGGAAAAAATTACATTTTACGAATCGCTTTCAGTTGGTGAACTAGCTCAGAAGCTGGGTAAAGAGCCATCTGAAATTATTAAAAAATTATTCTTGCTTGGTGTAATGGCAACAATTAACCAAGAGCTTGATAAAGATGCAATTGAGTTAATCTGTGCGGAATACGGCGTGGAAGTAGAAGAAGAAATCCGTATTGACGTAACAGACTTGGAAATTTACTTCGAAGATCCTGAAGAGGAAGAAGAAACTCCGGGTGAATTGGAAGAAAGACCGCCTGTAGTTACAATTATGGGGCACGTTGACCATGGTAAAACTACATTGCTTGACTCTATCCGTGATACGAAAGTAACGCAAGGCGAAGCAGGCGGAATCACTCAGCATATCGGTGCGTATCAGATTAAAGTAAATGATAAGAAAATCACATTCTTGGATACACCGGGCCACGAAGCTTTCACGACGATGAGAGCACGCGGTGCGAAAGTTACGGATTTGACAATTTTGGTTGTAGCAGCGGATGACGGCGTTATGCCGCAGACTATAGAAGCGATCAATCATGCAAAAGCTGCGGAAGTTCCAATCATTGTAGCGGTTAACAAAATGGATAAGCCGACAGCTAATCCGGACCGTGTCATGCAGGAATTAACAGAGCACGGCCTCGTTTCCGAAGATTGGGGCGGAGATACGATTTTTGTTCCGATTTCAGCACTTAAAGGTGAAGGAATTGAACAGCTTCTGGAAATGGTTCTATTAGTGGCAGAAGTAGGCGAATTGACTGCTGACCCATCTATCAGAGCAAGAGGTACAGTAATCGAAGCGCAGCTTGATAAAGGTAAGGGAGCAGTCGCTACACTGCTAGTACAAAACGGTACATTGCATGTAGGTGATCCGATTGTTGTCGGTAATACGTACGGGCGTGTCCGTGCAATGGTCAGCGATCTTGGGCGACGCGTGAAAGAGGCTGGTCCATCTACTCCTGTAGAAATCACGGGACTGAGTGATGTGCCGCATGCAGGAGATCGTTTCGTCGTATTTAAAGATGAAAAAACTGCTCGTCAAATTGGTGAAACTCGTGCTGGAGAAGCACTTCAGGAACAGCGCGTAGAAAAAACGCGCGTGACGCTTGATAACCTGTTTGATCAAATGAAGCAAGGCGAAATGAAAGAATTGAACCTGATTGTGAAAGCAGATGTACAGGGTGCTGTGGAGGCAATGGCGGCTTCTCTGATGAAAATCGAAGTAGAGGGCGTTAACGTCAAAATCATCCATACAGGTGCCGGCGCAATCAATGAGTCTGATATTTCACTGGCAGCTGCTTCCAACGCCATCGTTATTGGTTTCAACGTACGTCCGGACACCAATGCCAAACGTGCTGCTGAAGCAGAAGGCGTAGACATTCGTCTGCACCGCGTGATCTATAAGGTGATCGAAGAAATTGAATCTGCAATGAAAGGTTTACTGGATCCTGAGTATGAAGAGAAAGTAATCGGTCAGGCAGAAGTTCGTGAAACGTTTAAAGTTACAAAAATCGGTACGATTGCAGGAAGTTATGTAATCGACGGTAAAATTACCCGTGACGCTGGTGTTCGTGTACTGCGCGATAATATTGTAATCTTTGAAGGTGAGCTTGATACGCTGAAACGTTTTAAAGATGATGCAAAAGAAGTTGCAAAAGGATATGAATGTGGTATCACAATTAAAAAGTTCAATGATATCAAAGAAGGAGATATCATCGAAGCATTCGTAATGGAAGAAATCAAACGAGTATGA
- a CDS encoding YlmC/YmxH family sporulation protein gives MRLSELAQKELIQVEEGMRYGFLADTDLLFNRQTGEIIGFEIRKKLGKTLFRQRDQDVIEYIPWHEIVLVGEDRILFGKTHELDRKEVEGYD, from the coding sequence ATGCGATTATCAGAACTTGCACAAAAAGAACTGATTCAAGTAGAAGAAGGGATGCGGTACGGATTTTTGGCCGATACAGATCTTCTATTCAACCGCCAAACAGGAGAAATCATTGGATTTGAAATTCGGAAAAAGTTGGGTAAAACTCTTTTCCGTCAGCGTGATCAAGACGTGATTGAATATATTCCATGGCATGAAATTGTTTTGGTGGGAGAAGATCGTATTTTATTTGGAAAAACGCATGAACTCGACAGAAAGGAAGTGGAAGGATATGACTAA
- the truB gene encoding tRNA pseudouridine(55) synthase TruB: protein MNGILPLWKEKGMTSHDCVFKLRKILRTKKVGHTGTLDPEVEGVLPICIGRATKVASHITDAGKEYIATVSIGRATETEDAQGETVASDLTHKEFSRAQINEALAQLTGEITQIPPMYSAVKVNGRRLYEYARKGIEVERPVRKVHIDQIELLGEEQQFSGEEVTFSIRVRCGKGTYIRTLAVQIGEILGYPAHMHSLVRTVSGNFDQSDCNTLADVAQLMEEQNIQSILRPIEEVLTDFPQLQIDEQLLESIRNGQVLPAVPLLAEHPSIVMMFEGHVLAIYQNHPTKPGLMKPEKMLLGSE, encoded by the coding sequence ATGAACGGTATTCTGCCATTATGGAAAGAGAAAGGCATGACATCACATGATTGTGTGTTTAAACTGCGGAAGATCCTGCGTACTAAAAAAGTAGGGCATACGGGCACACTGGATCCGGAAGTGGAAGGTGTTTTGCCAATCTGCATTGGAAGAGCAACAAAAGTAGCATCTCATATCACGGATGCAGGGAAAGAATACATTGCGACTGTTTCAATTGGCCGCGCTACAGAAACGGAAGATGCGCAAGGGGAAACTGTAGCAAGTGACCTGACGCATAAAGAATTCTCCAGGGCACAAATTAACGAAGCGCTCGCGCAGCTGACAGGAGAAATTACACAAATCCCTCCGATGTATTCCGCGGTAAAAGTAAACGGCAGACGTCTGTATGAATATGCAAGAAAAGGTATCGAAGTAGAACGTCCCGTACGTAAAGTACATATCGATCAAATAGAACTGCTGGGTGAAGAACAGCAATTCAGCGGAGAAGAAGTGACATTTTCCATTAGAGTCCGATGCGGAAAAGGAACGTATATCCGCACGCTGGCTGTGCAAATAGGAGAAATTTTGGGCTATCCTGCACATATGCATTCGTTAGTCCGGACTGTTTCGGGTAACTTTGACCAGTCTGACTGTAATACATTGGCCGACGTCGCCCAGCTGATGGAAGAACAAAACATTCAGAGTATTTTGCGCCCTATCGAGGAAGTGTTGACGGATTTCCCGCAGCTGCAAATAGATGAACAACTGCTGGAATCAATACGGAACGGCCAAGTACTCCCGGCGGTCCCATTGCTGGCTGAGCATCCATCCATCGTGATGATGTTTGAAGGGCATGTGCTGGCGATCTATCAAAATCATCCGACAAAACCCGGATTAATGAAGCCGGAGAAAATGCTGCTGGGCAGTGAGTAA
- the rpsO gene encoding 30S ribosomal protein S15 translates to MAITQERKAELINQFKTHENDTGSADVQIAILTEEINNLNNHLRTHKKDHHSRRGLYKMVGTRRRLLRYLRETNVQRYRDLIASLGLRR, encoded by the coding sequence ATGGCTATTACACAAGAGAGAAAAGCTGAATTAATCAACCAATTCAAGACTCATGAAAATGATACTGGATCTGCTGATGTTCAGATTGCTATCCTTACTGAAGAGATCAATAACCTGAACAACCACTTGCGTACGCACAAGAAAGACCACCACTCACGTCGCGGTCTGTACAAAATGGTAGGTACACGCCGTCGTCTATTGAGATATCTGCGTGAAACTAATGTTCAACGTTACCGTGATCTTATTGCATCACTTGGCTTACGCCGTTAA
- the rnpM gene encoding RNase P modulator RnpM has protein sequence MSNNRKIPLRKCAATGNMLPKKEMIRIVRTKEGEVSVDLTGKKSGRGTYVSKTEDAVEKARKQHSIEQQLGVKVPEQVYDDLLHAIRREAIK, from the coding sequence ATGTCTAACAATCGGAAAATCCCATTGCGTAAGTGTGCAGCAACAGGTAATATGTTGCCCAAAAAAGAAATGATTCGAATTGTCCGTACGAAAGAAGGAGAAGTATCCGTCGACTTGACCGGTAAGAAATCAGGCCGCGGTACATATGTTTCTAAAACGGAGGATGCCGTGGAAAAAGCACGTAAGCAACATTCTATTGAACAGCAGCTAGGTGTAAAAGTTCCGGAGCAGGTCTATGATGATCTCTTGCATGCAATTCGCCGAGAGGCAATCAAATGA
- a CDS encoding YlxQ family RNA-binding protein yields MTDPTAIYQLLGMAARARKIVTGEDLAVQAVRSQNAQLVILSADASKNTMKKLTNKCNTYNVEKHVFGSREDLGHAIGKEARVVLALTDKGFAKKLSELLNDYNRGWANDENEST; encoded by the coding sequence ATGACGGATCCGACAGCTATTTATCAACTGCTGGGTATGGCTGCCCGCGCACGTAAAATCGTGACGGGGGAAGATTTAGCCGTACAGGCAGTCCGTTCACAGAATGCACAGCTGGTCATACTGTCCGCTGATGCATCGAAGAATACAATGAAAAAACTAACGAATAAATGTAATACTTACAACGTTGAGAAGCATGTATTTGGAAGTCGTGAAGACCTTGGACATGCAATTGGAAAAGAAGCGCGAGTGGTCTTGGCGCTTACGGATAAAGGATTTGCCAAAAAGTTATCCGAGCTCCTCAACGATTATAACCGGGGGTGGGCTAATGACGAAAATGAAAGTACATGA
- the pnp gene encoding polyribonucleotide nucleotidyltransferase has protein sequence MSEQKKVYTLDWAGRTLTIEAGQLAKQANGAVLVRYGDTTVLSTVTASKKPKPLDFFPLTVNYEERLYAVGKIPGGFIKREGRPSEKAVLTSRLIDRPIRPLFPDGFRNDVQVISLVMSVDQDCSSEIAAMIGSSLALSISDIPFDGPIAGVQVGRIDGEFIVNPTPSQLETSEIDLIVAGTKDAINMVEAGAKEVTEEIMLEAIMFGHDEIKKLIEFQEKIAAEIGKEKFEVEVFEFDADIVKEVKDRCESDLIAAIQTEEKHAREEAISEVKTAVLDYYEEAEADEDTIKQVKAILEQMLKDEVRRLITDDKVRPDGRGLDEIRPLSSETGLLQRAHGSSLFTRGQTQVLSVCTLGALGEVQIIDGLGLDESKRFMHHYNFPNFSVGETGPIRGPGRREIGHGALGERALLPVLPDEVEFPYTMRLVAEVLESNGSSSQASICASTMAMMDAGVPIKSPVAGIAMGLIKKDENYSILSDIQGMEDHLGDMDFKVAGTEKGITALQMDIKIDGLSRQILEESLEQAKIGRIKILNHMMTTISSTREELSEYAPKIVVIHIKPDKIRDVIGPGGKVINKIIEETQVKIDTEQDGTIYIASPNSEMNAKAKKMIEDIVREAKVGEYYLAKVKRIEKFGAFLELFPGKDGLLHISEIQEARTKAVEDELKLDDELLVKVIEIDRQGRVNLSRKVVIQEEKEKEQANKE, from the coding sequence ATGTCAGAACAGAAAAAAGTTTATACACTCGATTGGGCTGGACGTACGCTAACGATCGAAGCCGGCCAACTTGCAAAGCAAGCAAACGGTGCTGTACTCGTCCGCTACGGTGATACGACAGTACTTTCTACGGTAACCGCTTCTAAGAAACCAAAACCTCTAGATTTTTTTCCGCTTACAGTTAACTATGAAGAACGTTTATACGCAGTTGGTAAAATTCCTGGAGGATTTATCAAGCGTGAAGGCCGCCCATCAGAAAAAGCGGTGTTGACGAGCCGGTTAATTGACCGTCCGATCAGACCTTTATTCCCGGATGGCTTCCGTAATGACGTGCAGGTGATTTCACTTGTTATGTCGGTGGACCAAGATTGTTCTTCAGAAATCGCAGCGATGATCGGCTCTTCCTTGGCATTATCAATTTCTGATATTCCGTTTGACGGCCCAATTGCAGGTGTTCAAGTCGGCCGTATTGACGGCGAATTCATTGTTAACCCGACACCAAGTCAGTTGGAAACATCTGAAATCGATTTGATTGTGGCAGGAACAAAAGATGCGATCAATATGGTAGAAGCAGGAGCTAAAGAAGTTACTGAAGAAATCATGCTTGAAGCGATTATGTTCGGCCACGATGAAATTAAAAAGCTGATTGAATTCCAAGAGAAAATTGCTGCTGAAATCGGCAAAGAAAAGTTCGAGGTCGAAGTATTCGAATTTGACGCAGACATTGTCAAAGAAGTGAAAGACCGTTGTGAATCGGATTTAATCGCAGCGATCCAAACAGAAGAAAAGCATGCTCGTGAAGAAGCTATCAGCGAAGTGAAAACAGCAGTCCTTGATTACTATGAGGAAGCGGAAGCTGATGAAGATACCATTAAACAAGTGAAAGCAATCCTTGAGCAAATGCTGAAAGATGAAGTGCGCCGTCTGATTACAGACGATAAGGTCCGACCGGATGGCCGCGGACTTGACGAAATTCGTCCATTGTCATCTGAAACAGGCCTTCTGCAGCGTGCGCACGGTTCTTCTTTATTCACACGCGGCCAAACGCAGGTATTAAGCGTTTGTACGTTGGGTGCGCTAGGTGAAGTTCAGATAATTGACGGATTAGGCTTGGATGAATCTAAGCGATTCATGCATCACTACAACTTCCCTAACTTCAGTGTCGGAGAAACAGGGCCGATCCGCGGACCGGGCCGACGTGAAATCGGGCATGGAGCATTAGGCGAACGTGCATTATTGCCGGTGCTGCCTGACGAAGTGGAATTCCCTTACACAATGCGCCTAGTGGCGGAAGTTCTGGAATCCAACGGTTCATCTTCACAAGCATCCATCTGTGCGTCAACAATGGCTATGATGGACGCGGGCGTTCCGATTAAATCACCGGTTGCCGGAATTGCTATGGGCTTAATTAAAAAAGATGAAAACTATTCCATTTTGTCTGATATTCAAGGAATGGAAGACCATTTAGGTGATATGGACTTTAAAGTTGCAGGTACTGAAAAAGGAATTACTGCACTGCAAATGGATATTAAAATTGATGGTTTGTCCCGTCAAATTTTAGAAGAATCCCTGGAGCAGGCGAAAATCGGGCGTATTAAAATTCTTAATCATATGATGACGACTATTTCTTCAACACGTGAGGAATTATCTGAGTATGCACCGAAAATTGTAGTAATCCATATTAAACCGGATAAGATCCGCGATGTAATCGGACCGGGCGGAAAAGTAATCAATAAAATTATCGAAGAAACGCAAGTTAAAATCGATACTGAGCAAGACGGAACGATTTATATCGCATCACCAAACTCTGAAATGAACGCAAAGGCCAAGAAGATGATCGAAGACATTGTGCGTGAAGCAAAAGTCGGGGAGTACTACCTCGCGAAAGTGAAACGCATTGAGAAATTTGGCGCATTCTTGGAGCTATTCCCTGGTAAAGACGGCTTGCTTCACATTTCTGAAATCCAGGAAGCCCGCACGAAGGCTGTGGAAGACGAATTGAAGCTTGACGATGAGCTGCTTGTAAAAGTTATAGAAATTGACAGACAGGGCCGGGTTAATCTTTCCCGTAAAGTTGTTATTCAAGAAGAAAAAGAAAAAGAACAAGCGAACAAAGAGTAA
- a CDS encoding pitrilysin family protein: MIQKYTCSNGVRIVHEKMPHVKSVAIGLWIHAGSSNETKEQEGIAHFIEHMLFKGTAARSARMIAEQFDQIGGDLNAFTSKEMTCYYTTVLSHHASYALTILSDMFFHSQFKEEEMEKEKSVILDEISSVEDMPDEDADERLWAGMFPDDTIGKPVGGRAESIKAFTKEMVEEFMVKHYRPENLVISIAGNYDDRLIKLIEANFGSYQSKETPSITISESPVPNFTAQKILKAKDIEQAHMCFGYPSLPSTHEKIYELSLFDSILGGTMSSRLFQEVRENRGLAYSVYTYYAAYKNAGGFVIYCGTSPENFKETYETIDQVIAELLHDGLTDKELRNAKEQLKGSFVLGLEGSESRMYRNGRNELILGFHQNIDEVVERIENVEKRNVYRLGQQMLASDRAASIIAPKSNIQQFKILQN, from the coding sequence ATGATTCAAAAATATACATGTTCAAACGGTGTCCGCATCGTTCATGAGAAAATGCCGCACGTAAAGTCCGTTGCAATTGGTCTGTGGATACATGCAGGCTCATCAAATGAAACAAAAGAGCAAGAAGGAATTGCACACTTTATCGAACATATGCTTTTTAAGGGGACAGCTGCACGAAGTGCCCGAATGATTGCAGAACAGTTTGATCAGATTGGGGGCGACCTCAACGCATTCACTTCAAAAGAAATGACATGCTATTACACGACAGTGCTGAGCCATCATGCCTCATACGCATTAACCATTTTATCGGATATGTTTTTCCACTCTCAGTTTAAAGAAGAGGAAATGGAAAAAGAAAAATCGGTAATATTGGACGAGATCTCTTCTGTTGAAGATATGCCGGATGAAGACGCCGATGAAAGGCTTTGGGCGGGAATGTTCCCTGATGATACAATCGGGAAGCCGGTAGGCGGGCGTGCGGAGTCGATTAAGGCATTCACAAAAGAAATGGTTGAAGAGTTCATGGTAAAACATTATCGTCCGGAAAACCTAGTAATTTCAATTGCGGGAAATTACGATGATCGTCTGATTAAGCTGATTGAAGCGAATTTCGGCAGCTATCAAAGCAAAGAAACACCGTCCATTACTATATCTGAAAGCCCTGTTCCGAATTTCACAGCACAGAAAATCCTAAAAGCAAAAGATATAGAACAAGCGCATATGTGCTTTGGCTATCCGTCTCTTCCTTCGACTCATGAAAAAATATATGAATTAAGTTTATTTGACAGTATCCTTGGAGGGACGATGTCTTCAAGGCTATTTCAGGAAGTCCGGGAGAATCGGGGACTCGCTTATTCGGTGTATACGTATTATGCTGCATATAAAAATGCAGGCGGTTTTGTCATTTATTGCGGTACATCTCCCGAAAACTTTAAGGAAACGTATGAAACGATCGATCAGGTCATCGCAGAACTGCTGCATGACGGACTGACAGATAAAGAGCTGCGCAACGCAAAAGAACAGCTGAAAGGAAGCTTTGTGCTTGGCTTGGAAGGCTCAGAATCACGCATGTACAGAAACGGCAGAAATGAACTGATACTTGGCTTCCATCAGAACATCGATGAAGTGGTCGAACGAATTGAAAATGTGGAAAAGCGTAATGTGTACCGATTGGGTCAGCAAATGTTGGCAAGTGACCGGGCTGCGTCAATCATTGCGCCTAAATCAAATATTCAGCAATTTAAAATACTGCAGAACTAG
- a CDS encoding DUF503 domain-containing protein, giving the protein MIVYAECSFYIPAAASLKEKRAVLNRMRDRVKNSYNVSVAEIDHQDLWQRTTFALVAVASSKDAAEREVRRAIRLFESNPDWEMTACTVDYL; this is encoded by the coding sequence ATGATTGTGTACGCGGAATGTTCGTTCTACATCCCGGCAGCCGCTTCGTTGAAAGAAAAACGTGCAGTGTTGAATAGGATGCGTGATCGGGTGAAAAACTCCTACAATGTATCTGTTGCAGAAATTGATCATCAGGATTTATGGCAGCGAACTACTTTTGCTTTAGTGGCTGTCGCATCTTCTAAAGATGCGGCTGAACGCGAAGTGCGAAGAGCGATCCGCCTGTTTGAATCTAATCCTGATTGGGAAATGACCGCGTGTACAGTTGACTACTTATGA
- the rbfA gene encoding 30S ribosome-binding factor RbfA: MSVRANRIAEQMKKELGDIIGQKLKDPRIGFVTVTGVDVTGDLQQAKIFISVLGTDKEKEDSLIGLSKAKGFIRSEIGQRIRLRKTPEIEFEMDESVAYGNRIESLIRKVNDENEQ, encoded by the coding sequence ATGTCAGTGCGTGCCAATCGTATAGCTGAACAAATGAAAAAAGAATTGGGCGATATTATCGGCCAAAAGCTGAAAGACCCGCGCATCGGATTTGTAACGGTGACAGGTGTAGATGTTACTGGAGACTTGCAGCAGGCGAAAATCTTTATTTCTGTGTTGGGTACAGATAAAGAAAAAGAGGATTCGTTAATCGGGCTTTCCAAAGCAAAAGGTTTCATTCGGTCGGAAATCGGCCAGCGGATCCGTTTGCGTAAAACACCTGAAATTGAATTTGAAATGGATGAATCAGTTGCTTACGGTAACCGGATTGAAAGTCTGATCCGTAAAGTGAACGATGAAAACGAACAATAA
- the ribF gene encoding riboflavin biosynthesis protein RibF produces the protein MEIFRLRYPDQVDIGKQQAYSLAIGFFDGVHKGHQEVICSAKKTGDELGLQTAVMTFDPHPSQLFSGKNVGYITPLDEKVRVLDSLGIDALFIVSFDWELAGLSPERFIEIFIKGLGVQHVTAGFDFTFGSKGSGKMKDMQELSGNMYGTTVIPKVTFAEERKVSSTEIRRLLSDGNVEAAAELLGRPFRTLGEVVHGEKRGRQLGFPTANIQTAEEHVVPANGVYAVRCLIGDTWYPGVCNMGVKPTFHDPEHRIPTAEVHLIGEEMDLYGQRIAIEWLHRIRAEKKFDSLEALKTQIGIDKQTAKDLLTD, from the coding sequence ATGGAAATCTTTAGATTACGATATCCTGATCAGGTAGACATTGGAAAACAACAGGCCTATTCTTTAGCTATCGGATTTTTTGACGGTGTACATAAAGGTCATCAAGAAGTCATTTGCAGCGCAAAAAAAACGGGTGATGAACTGGGATTGCAGACTGCAGTCATGACGTTCGATCCGCACCCGTCGCAATTGTTTTCAGGCAAAAACGTCGGCTATATCACACCGCTGGATGAAAAGGTGCGTGTGCTTGATTCACTCGGTATTGATGCACTGTTCATCGTCAGTTTCGACTGGGAACTGGCAGGCCTGTCACCGGAACGTTTTATTGAGATCTTCATTAAGGGGCTGGGAGTGCAGCACGTGACAGCAGGCTTTGATTTTACGTTTGGCTCAAAAGGTTCCGGAAAGATGAAAGATATGCAGGAGCTGTCGGGAAATATGTACGGCACAACGGTAATTCCTAAAGTGACATTCGCTGAGGAAAGAAAAGTTTCTTCCACGGAAATTCGCAGACTCTTGTCTGATGGTAATGTGGAAGCGGCTGCAGAACTGCTCGGCCGTCCGTTCCGCACGCTTGGTGAGGTGGTGCACGGTGAAAAACGGGGACGGCAACTGGGCTTTCCGACAGCAAATATTCAAACAGCTGAAGAGCATGTCGTTCCTGCGAACGGCGTCTATGCGGTACGCTGTCTGATTGGGGATACTTGGTACCCCGGTGTCTGCAATATGGGGGTTAAGCCGACGTTTCATGATCCCGAGCATAGGATTCCTACCGCAGAAGTGCATCTGATAGGTGAAGAGATGGATCTCTACGGACAGCGAATAGCGATTGAATGGCTGCATCGAATACGTGCTGAGAAAAAATTTGATTCACTCGAAGCGCTGAAAACACAAATCGGGATAGATAAGCAAACTGCAAAGGACTTATTAACCGACTAG
- the nusA gene encoding transcription termination factor NusA, whose amino-acid sequence MSSELLEALTALEQQKGISRDVLVDAIEAALVTAYKRNFNQAQNVRVDLNLEKGTMAVYSRKDVVEEVEDERLQISLEDARVINPVYEISDVVEEEVTPRDFGRIAAQTAKQVVTQRVREAERGLIYEEYIDREEDIVNGIVERMDPKNLFVGLGKVEAVLPSSEQIQTETYAPHDRIKVYITKVERTARGPQVFVSRTHPGLLRRLFELEVPEIYDGTVEIKSIAREAGDRSKISVYTANEEVDPVGSCVGSRGARVQSISNELNGEKVDIVEWSEDPVVFVANALSPSKVIDVQVDEEERSTTVVVPDYQLSLAIGKRGQNARLAAKLTGWKIDIKSETDARELGIYPREESQTTDASETGDETFLEAYEYEDETPAESADDFDLYADDDTED is encoded by the coding sequence ATGAGTAGTGAGCTACTCGAAGCACTGACGGCTCTTGAACAGCAAAAAGGAATATCAAGAGATGTACTAGTCGATGCAATTGAAGCTGCGCTTGTAACAGCGTATAAACGAAATTTTAACCAGGCACAAAACGTGCGTGTAGATTTAAATTTAGAAAAAGGCACCATGGCGGTTTATTCACGCAAAGACGTGGTGGAAGAAGTAGAAGACGAGCGCCTTCAAATTTCATTGGAAGATGCAAGAGTCATCAATCCTGTATATGAAATCAGCGATGTCGTAGAGGAAGAAGTCACACCGCGTGACTTTGGACGTATTGCTGCACAAACTGCGAAGCAAGTTGTGACGCAGCGTGTCCGTGAAGCGGAACGCGGTTTGATTTATGAAGAGTACATCGATCGTGAAGAAGACATCGTGAACGGAATTGTAGAACGCATGGATCCTAAAAATCTGTTTGTAGGTCTGGGAAAAGTAGAAGCGGTACTGCCGTCAAGCGAACAAATTCAAACAGAAACATATGCGCCGCACGATCGTATCAAAGTATATATTACGAAAGTCGAAAGAACAGCACGCGGACCCCAAGTGTTTGTTTCCAGAACACATCCGGGACTTCTGCGTCGCCTGTTTGAACTGGAAGTGCCTGAAATCTACGATGGAACTGTTGAAATCAAATCCATTGCACGTGAAGCGGGAGACCGTTCCAAGATCTCTGTATATACAGCGAACGAAGAAGTCGATCCGGTCGGTTCCTGTGTAGGTTCACGGGGAGCGCGTGTACAGTCGATCTCGAATGAACTGAATGGTGAAAAGGTAGACATCGTGGAATGGTCTGAAGATCCTGTGGTATTTGTAGCCAACGCGCTGAGTCCGTCAAAAGTCATTGATGTACAGGTGGATGAAGAAGAGCGTTCAACCACTGTAGTCGTTCCGGATTATCAGCTTTCTCTGGCAATCGGTAAAAGAGGCCAAAACGCAAGATTGGCTGCCAAACTGACAGGCTGGAAAATTGATATTAAAAGCGAAACGGATGCGAGAGAGCTTGGGATTTATCCGCGTGAAGAATCTCAAACAACCGATGCATCAGAGACCGGCGATGAAACATTCTTGGAGGCTTATGAGTACGAAGATGAAACACCGGCAGAATCAGCTGATGATTTTGATTTATACGCAGATGATGACACGGAAGATTGA